One Besnoitia besnoiti strain Bb-Ger1 chromosome VIII, whole genome shotgun sequence DNA segment encodes these proteins:
- a CDS encoding putative NBP2b protein (encoded by transcript BESB_085580): MAEASPLPRPPDAPGALASSDSPSEAEAAGQLSQGSALAAPVSAAPAGCAAASKEKDKSGLESSDPKTRIAFRRARAEERLAKAATQKEDPSADDGPSAAPTAGEAQGLATGPLSVAESFVEAEVRALESRKQAAWKKIKSLADRLADERERATLRREELAAERKEDLRAAAAEVGARREAVKASLAFATSSSGSLSASPPSSVSCLGALRNRLLKIQCPAELAEAFEDAQNKCEAIQKVKNEQEKRLDEEETFREAVFVSTLAEQKEEVVQLLDLMREQYRELRDNYREALDRIEAKMAAERGALLQRNKEELDAIFERRQNMEEHEIIEARQKRLEAFAAALEQQSERDELDSQARKLKQETTIQAQEKHLDKMIAAYQLNKEKLEYNLQVLTERNKENLALVLAYKNRLNRRREALSGIVERFNAMNQKYTALNIQCTEEFKRLRSHSRQIWEKSLHFRKADARIYREVWKANEQEARELIAALMEANRCIHAQQLCLPCPPVEAAEPNGFPEDTDGGDVSSEAATTTFRSASSSGKDNSSFARGQPSSSASGGKSCSRSKDGSEGVSGGAEGRLSKSVFSSTKVKKVLDLISDACHFLAGPKAQACEELSAEEQQLLDANAILQNVGVDCQDELDLLVSIFYQGQDDDDETLYVDADDVLRLLEDFMEEKRNLAVAEVLPDKKRKKRRQAQARTPPSARRTPHATHKGNAYTG, from the exons atggcggaggcctcgcccttgccgcgtccgcctgacgcgccaggcgcgctgGCCTCGTCGGATTCTCCATCCGAGGCCGAAGCAGCTGGTCAGCTCAGCCAGggctccgcgctcgcggcgcctgtctctgcagcgcccgcaggctgcgcggcggcgagcaagGAGAAAGACAAATCAGGCCTCGAGAGCTCCGACCCGAAGACGCGCAttgccttccgccgcgcgcgagccgaggaGAGACTCGCGAAAGCCGCCACACAGA AAGAGGATCCCAGCGCAGACGAtgggccttccgccgcgccgaccgcgggggaggcgcaggggcTGGCTACGGGTCCGCTGTCGGTCGCGGAGAGTTTCGTGGAGGCGGAAGTTCGCGCTCTAGAGAGCCGCAAGCAGGCGGCGTGGAAGAAAATAAAGTCCTTGGCTGACCGCCTCGCCGatgagcgcgagcgcgcgacaCTCCGCAGAGAGGAACTCGCCGCAG AGCGGAAAGAGGatctgcgggcggcggcggctgaagtcggcgcgcgccgcgaggccgtcaaggcgtctctcgcgttcgcgacctcctcctccggctcgctctctgcctcgccgccctcgtctgtCAGCTGCCTAGGAGCCCTGCGAAACAGACTGCTGAAAATCCAGTGTCCAGCCGAACTCGCGGAGGCCTTCGAGGATGCCCAG AACAAGTGTGAAGCCATTCAAAAAGTGAAGAACGAGCAGGAGAAACGCCTCGATGAAGAGGAGACTTTTCGAGAGGCGGTCTTCGTGAGCA CGCTGGCGGAGCAGAAGGAGGAAGTCGTTCAACTCCTCGACCTGATGCGAGAGCAGTATCGCGAACTGCGAGACAACTACCGTG AGGCGTTGGACCGCATCGAGGCGAAGATGGCAGCTGAGCGTGGAGCCCTGTTG CAAAGGAACAaggaggagctcgacgcAATCTTCGAGAGGCGGCAGAACATG gaggagcATGAAATCATCGAGGCCCGCCAGAAGAGGctcgaggccttcgccgccgcgctggagcagcagagcgagcgcgacgaactcgactcgcaggcgcggaaaCTCAAACAGGAAACCACGATTCAA GCGCAGGAGAAGCACCTCGATAAGATGATCGCGGCGTACCAGCTCAACAAGGAGAAACTCGAGTACAACTTGCAGGTCTTGACTGAACGAAATAAGGAAAACCTCGCGCTCGTTTTGGCCTACAAAAACCGCCTCaacagacgccgcgaggcgctgagcGGGATTGTCGAGCGCTTCAACGCCATGAACCAAAAATACAC GGCGCTGAACATTCAGTGCACCGAGGAGTTcaagcgcctgcggagtCACTCGAGGCAGATTTGGGAGAAGAGTCTGCACTTCagaaaggcagacgcgcgcatCTACCGTGAGGTGTGGAAGGCTAACGAGCAAGAA GCACGCGAGCTCATTGCAGCGTTGATGGAGGCGAATCGCTGCAtacacgcgcagcagctctgCCTGCCTTGTCCCCCtgtcgaggccgcggagccaAACGGCTTCCCCGAAGAtaccgacggcggcgacgtctCCTCAGAGGCCGCCACCACGACCTtccgctccgcctcctcctctggcAAAGACAACAG CTCGTTCGCTCGCGGCCAGCCCTCGTCCTCGGCGTCAGGCGGAaagagctgcagccgctcgaAAGATGGAAGCGAGGGggtctccggcggcgcagagggcagaCTCAGCAAGTCGGTGTTTTCCTCAACGAAGGTCAAAAAAGTTCTAGATCTCATCTCAGACGCCTGTCACTTCCTCGCGGGTCCGAAG GCTCAAGCGTGTGAAGAATTATCTGCCGaggagcagcagctcctcgacgccAATGCGATTCTACAGAACGTCGGAGTTGACTGTCAAGACGAGCTCGATCTGCTTGTCTCCATTTTCTACCAAG GgcaagacgacgacgacgaaacGCTCTACGtcgacgcggacgacgtgctgcggctgcttgaGGACTTTATGGAGGAAAAGCGGAACCTCGCAGTCGCAGAGGTCCTTCCAgacaaaaaacgaaaaaaacgacggcaggcgcaggcaagGACTCCGCCTTCAGCAAGGCGCACGCCACACGCCACGCACAAAGGCAACGCATACACAGGCTag